The sequence ATGCCAGTCAAGCTCAACATCTTCCGAATGATGGCCCATGCCGAAGCCAACATGATCCCGGCGATGCGACTCGGCAATTCGATCCTGCACAAGCAAAAGCTCTCTGCCGTCAATCGCGAGCTCCTGATTCTGCAGGCGGCGCAGCTGGAGGGCGGCGCCTATGAATGGCGCCAGCACGTGCCGATCGCGCTCGGCGTCGGCTGCACGCAAGCCCAGATCGATGCCGTCGAGCGCGCGGATTACGATGCCCCAGCACTCAGCGAGGCCGAGCGCGCGCTGCTGAAATTGGGCCGCGAGGTCGTCGAGAACGTCCGCGTCCCCGAGACAACGTTCACTGCTGCGCGAAAACATTTCAGCGACCAGGAGATCGTGGAGTCCATCGTCGCGCTCGGCTTCTACATGATGATGGCGCGGCTCACCGAGGCGACCGAGACCGATCTCGATCCCGCCGCCGGCATGAAGGTCTATGACGGCGGCAAGAAGCAGGGCGGCTGAGATGACGGAAACCGAAACCAAGCCGGAGCGCTACGTCCGTCCGCCCAGCGCGGAGTCCCTGGGCGAGGCGCCGGGCAGGGGCCGCCTGAAAGGCCGCCGCATCCTGATCGTCGGCGGCGGCCAGCGCGTGTTCGATGCCGCCACCGATCCGATCGGCAACGGCCGCGCCATGAGCATCCTCTGTGCCCGCGAAGGCGCAAAGGTCGCGGTGGCCGATCTCAACCGAACCTCGGCCGAGCAGACGGTGAAGCGCATCACCGATGAAGGCGGCGAGGGCTTTGCCATCACAGCCGACGTGACGAGCGAAGCCGACGTCCAGCACATGATCGAGGAAGCTCATCGCGCCATGGGCGGGCTCGACGGCATGGTGCTGAACATCGGCACCTTCGGCAAGGTCGGGCTCGATAATGTCAGTCCCGAGGAGTGGAACAGGATCTACGACGTCAACGTCCGCGGTCCGATGCTGTGCTGCCGCGCCGCGTTGCCGAAATTCGACGATGGCGGCGCCATCGTCTTCATCTCCTCTATCGCGGCGCTGAAGGCGGGATCGCAGATGGCGGTGTATGATTCCTCGAAAGCCGCGCTCGGCGGCCTGATGCGCAACATCGCCCATCATGGCGCGCGCCGCGGAATCCGCGCCAACCTCGTCTATCCCGGCCTCGTCGACACCCCCAACGGCCGCGAAGCCGGCGCCGGCCGCCCCTCGCGCGGCAAGGGCCATATCCCTTTCGGCCGCCAGGCCACCGCCTGGGAGATCGCCTATGCCGTGCTGTTCTTCCTCTCGGACGAAAGCGTCTACGTCACCGCCCAGACGCTCGCGGTGGATAGCGGCCTCAGTGGGATGTGAGGCGTAGCGCGGTTCACGGCCATAGACCACCGTCGTCATTCCGGGGCGCGCGCAGCGCGAACCCGGAATCCATGGAGCAGCAGGGTTGGTGGACGGATGGATTCCGGGCTCGCGACTTTCGTCGCGCCCCGGAATGACGCTGCCGCGTATTGCGCTTGGCTCCACCCGGGCTACAACGCTGGTCGATACTCCGGCGTTTTCCAGGCGGTTCGAACCCATGAAAACCACATTGCTCCACCCCGAGAACTACACCCGCTCGCCTTGGAAGAATGGCGGCGGCATCTTCACCGACATCGCCGATGCCCATCGGGCAGGTAGCCCGGTGAAGGATTGGGACAGCCTGCTCTGGCGGTTTGCCTCGACGCCGATCGTGTCGCCCGGTCCGTTCTCCTACATGCCAGGCATCGACCGCCTGCAGATGGTCGTCGGCGGACGCGGGCTGGTGCTGAAATCGCCGGCGCAGGAGTTCGACGAACGTGAACCTTTTACGACGGTGCGCTTCACCGGCGAGATGGAGATCGTCACCGCGCTCGAGGCCGGTCCGGTCGAGGTGGTGAATCTGATGGCGCGGCGCGGGGCGGCGGAGATCGCGCTCGAAGCGCTCCGGGAGCCCGGCCAGCGACCGCTTGCCGCGGGTACGCATCTCGTCTACGCCGCGCGCGGCGATTGCCAGATCCGTCTTGGCAGCGAGGATTTTGCGATTCCCCGCGAAGGCACGCTGAAGGCCGAACTCACCGAGCCGTCGAAGCTTGCGCTCGTCGCGGGCCTGGCCGTGCTGGCCTCGATCCGCATCGTCGGCTAGAAACCCCGCCAAACTGCGTACAAGCCCGGCAATCGGGCAGGTTGACGCGGCAACGCCGGAGCACGATATCTGCCCCGATGCAGACCGCCGCTCGAGAGGCAGGACATGAACGCGCTATCAGACCATCCCGCCTCCGCTACGCCTGCCGATGGCGTGATCGACTGGCTGACCAATGGCACGCGCGACGAGCGCTTCATCGACAACATCTTCGCGCAGATGTGCATCCGCCTCCAGCAGGCGGGCATCCCGCTCAAGCGGTCGACGCTTCACGTGATGATCCATCATCCGCAATGGCTGGGCGCCCGCATGATGTGGTCCAACGGCAAGAGCGAGGCGGAGATCACGCTCGCCGACTATAATGTTCGCGAGCGGTCCGAATATATCGGCAGCGCCGCCAACGAGATCCATGACGGCGCCGACGAGGTGCGCGAAAAGCTCGAACAGGATTCCTCGCTGGGCCGCAAGCAC comes from Bradyrhizobium sp. CCGE-LA001 and encodes:
- a CDS encoding carboxymuconolactone decarboxylase family protein; translated protein: MARLPLIDPETTSGDIRASFDRMPVKLNIFRMMAHAEANMIPAMRLGNSILHKQKLSAVNRELLILQAAQLEGGAYEWRQHVPIALGVGCTQAQIDAVERADYDAPALSEAERALLKLGREVVENVRVPETTFTAARKHFSDQEIVESIVALGFYMMMARLTEATETDLDPAAGMKVYDGGKKQGG
- a CDS encoding SDR family NAD(P)-dependent oxidoreductase yields the protein MTETETKPERYVRPPSAESLGEAPGRGRLKGRRILIVGGGQRVFDAATDPIGNGRAMSILCAREGAKVAVADLNRTSAEQTVKRITDEGGEGFAITADVTSEADVQHMIEEAHRAMGGLDGMVLNIGTFGKVGLDNVSPEEWNRIYDVNVRGPMLCCRAALPKFDDGGAIVFISSIAALKAGSQMAVYDSSKAALGGLMRNIAHHGARRGIRANLVYPGLVDTPNGREAGAGRPSRGKGHIPFGRQATAWEIAYAVLFFLSDESVYVTAQTLAVDSGLSGM
- a CDS encoding HutD/Ves family protein, yielding MKTTLLHPENYTRSPWKNGGGIFTDIADAHRAGSPVKDWDSLLWRFASTPIVSPGPFSYMPGIDRLQMVVGGRGLVLKSPAQEFDEREPFTTVRFTGEMEIVTALEAGPVEVVNLMARRGAAEIALEALREPGQRPLAAGTHLVYAARGDCQIRLGSEDFAIPREGTLKAELTEPSKLALVAGLAVLASIRIVG